Part of the Desulfohalovibrio reitneri genome is shown below.
GTCGCTTCGCCCAGCTTCAACATCGTCAACATCTATCCCACGACCCCCGAAGTGGCCCATTTCGACCTCTACCGGCTCGAGGGAAGTCCGCCGGGCGAGGAATACGAGGAGTGGCTGGACATGCCGGGGGCGGTTGTGGCCGTCGAATGGGCGGAGTATCTTAATCCCGGCCTGCTTCCCGACGACCGCTTGACCCTGCGCTGGGTGGAGCCCCTGGACGGGGGCAGGCTGGTGGAAATCGCAGCCAGGGGGGAGGCGGCGGAAGCCTGCCTGAAAAGGCTGGCGGAACGTGTCAACGAACAAGCCTGAGGACGCCATGGAAATTATTGTACAGAAATTCGGCGGCACCTCCGTGGCCAACCTCGAATGCATGAAGCGTGTGCGCGAGGTGGTGGC
Proteins encoded:
- the tsaE gene encoding tRNA (adenosine(37)-N6)-threonylcarbamoyltransferase complex ATPase subunit type 1 TsaE, whose translation is MRLKLADERATLALGGWLAECLAERSGLALLLEGPLGSGKTTLVRGLTRVLPGGDQAEVASPSFNIVNIYPTTPEVAHFDLYRLEGSPPGEEYEEWLDMPGAVVAVEWAEYLNPGLLPDDRLTLRWVEPLDGGRLVEIAARGEAAEACLKRLAERVNEQA